The genomic stretch GACGGTCGGTTCGCTCATGCGGTCGCCGGCCGTCACGGTGGAGGCCGACGCGCACGTCGCGTCGGCCGCCTACCTCATGAAGCACTCGGGCGCCGGGGCGCTGGTCGTCACCGCCGACGACCTCGGCGTGGTCCCGATCGCCGTCCTCACCGACGTCGAGGTCAGTCACGCGGTCGCCGACGGCCAGGATCCGAACGAGACCCGGATCAACCAGCTCCGGCTGCCCCGGCCGGTCGCCATCCACCCGGGCACGTCCGTCACCGAGGCCGCCGAGCAGATGCTCGGGATGTCGCTGCAGCACCTGCCGGTGGTGGACGACGGCCGGCTGGTCGGGGTCGTGGGCGTCACGGAGGTCTGCCGCGCGCTGCTGACCCGGGGCCGCTCCGTGTAGTCCCGGGGTGGGTCAGCCCGACACGGCCGAGACCGGCCAGGTGCCGGGGACGCCGCGCAACGCCCGGATGCCGCGGTC from Blastococcus sp. PRF04-17 encodes the following:
- a CDS encoding CBS domain-containing protein; translated protein: MTAGRHASPDPAPGDEPTVGSLMRSPAVTVEADAHVASAAYLMKHSGAGALVVTADDLGVVPIAVLTDVEVSHAVADGQDPNETRINQLRLPRPVAIHPGTSVTEAAEQMLGMSLQHLPVVDDGRLVGVVGVTEVCRALLTRGRSV